A section of the Babylonia areolata isolate BAREFJ2019XMU chromosome 1, ASM4173473v1, whole genome shotgun sequence genome encodes:
- the LOC143283413 gene encoding uncharacterized protein LOC143283413 yields MGIPGMHLKTFQAHDKKVTAAEIESGSTLLERTAATIQQAYAETDEDLQGALDKGENPVINISVSYDGTWQKRGFTSLYGTPPYDVSTTERRRPGIQMPTKQEDTSL; encoded by the exons ATGGGAATACCAGGCATGCATTTGAAAACTTTCCAGGCCCATGACAAGAAAGTAACAG CTGCTGAAATTGAATCAGGGTCAACACTCTTAGAACGCACAGCAGCTACAATCCAGCAGGCGTATGCAGAGACCGATGAAGACCTGCAGGGGGCACTGGATAAAGGTGAAAATCcagtcatcaatatcagtgtTTCATATGATGGAACATGGCAAAAGAGAGGATTCACATCACTGTATGGTACGCCACCCTACGACGTCTCAACAACCGAGAGGAGGAGGCCAGGGATCCAGATGCCTACCAAGCAGGAGGACACTAGCTTGTAA